The Vidua chalybeata isolate OUT-0048 chromosome 29, bVidCha1 merged haplotype, whole genome shotgun sequence genome window below encodes:
- the SEMA4A gene encoding semaphorin-4A isoform X1: MSRWAALGMGEAGMVVGPSWGASPPPPAMPAALRLLCGVVVPAALLCAEPLPRLAFPSGDPRRTLTRFSQDNVSHYDIFLLDESEEELYVGARDSVLALTVGTPGSIRAKASIMWGPTEEKTSECAFKKKSQETECFNFIRVLVALNQTHLYVCGTYAFSPACTYIHLENFTLVPSGRGQPFLDGKGQCPFDPQHTYTALLVDGELYAGTMNNFQGNEPIISRSLGTRTLLKTDAFFRWLSADAAFVASFSAPEDDKVYFFFEETADEFDFFERLLVPRVARVCKSDVGGDKVLQKKWTTFLKAQLVCSQAGRFPFNVIHHAFALLRHDGRADFYAVFTSQWQAGRAGSAAVCAYRQEDLEKVFEGKYKELNKESSRWTIYSGPDISPRPGSCSMGASSDKALSFMKDHFLMDGKVSPMRGQPLLVKSDVTYTRITVHETRGVSGTTFRVLFLATAEGLLHKAVELPGGAHIVESIQLFAKPEPVKNLLLAPGKGILYVGYSRGVLQVPLANCSLHRSCAECVLARDPYCAWHSPEGSCRPARLATEDESAWLQDVETGSPVTACHRGRSAAMPRSWGAPEDPAAQGLSPRPNAVVPLPCPRHSALATYSWQQPSGARGRTVLQPDHTLVVVMQQGMAGTYKCQATENGYTWTVAHYQLRDSGGDGLGKEGLSRGSSGPGTPRSYWLEFVTVTVLLAVTLTVAACVALLAYRDQLRARSKVRGCSTPHSPPSRPREKVPLNGGTREPPAPGAATEEEEEEDEGSHACCLQLDGDIDVDNNRLHVPAGDRA, translated from the exons atgTCCCGgtgggctgctctggggatgggAGAGGCAG GGATGGTGGTGGGACCCTCCTGGGGCGCatccccgccgccccccgccaTGCCCGCCGCCCTTCGCCTGCTCTGCGGGGTGGTGGTGCCGGCTGCCCTGCTCTGCGCCGAGCCCCTGCCCCGCCTCGCCTTCCCCAGCG GGGACCCCCGGCGCACCCTCACGCGCTTCAGCCAGGACAACGTCTCCCATTACGACATCTTCCTCCTGGATGAGAGCGAGGAGGAGCTGTACGTGGGGGCACGCGACTCCGTGCTGGCCCTCACTGTTGGCACCCCTGGCAGCATCCGTGCCAAAGCTTCG ATAATGTGGGGACCCACAGAGGAGAAAACCTCTGAATGTGCTTTTAAGAAGAAGAGCCAAGAG ACTGAGTGCTTCAACTTCATCCGAGTCCTGGTGGCCCTGAACCAGACCCACCTCTACGTCTGTGGGACCTACGCCTTCAGCCCCGCGTGCACCTACATT CACCTGGAAAACTTCACACTGGTGCCCAGTGGCAGAGGACAGCCCTTCCTGGATGGGAAGGGCCAGTGCCCCTTCGATCCCCAGCACACTTACACGGCCCTGCTGGTGG ATGGAGAGCTCTATGCTGGCACCATGAACAACTTCCAGGGCAACGAGCCCATCATCTCCCGCTCGCTGGGCACCCGCACCCTGCTCAAGACAGACGCCTTCTTCCGCTGGCTCTCGG CCGACGCCGCCTTCGTGGCCTCCTTCAGCGCACCCGAGGACGACAAGGTCTACTTCTTCTTCGAGGAGACAGCGGACGAGTTCGACTTCTTTGAGAGGCTCCTGGTGCCACGGGTGGCCCGTGTCTGCAAG AGCGATGTAGGGGGGGACAAGGTGCTGCAGAAGAAGTGGACGACTTTCCTGAAGGCGCAGCTGGTGTGCTCCCAGGCCGGCCGCTTCCCCTTCAACGTCATCCACCACGCCTTTGCCCTGCTCCGCCACGACGGCCGCGCCGACTTCTACGCGGTGTTCACCTCGCAGTG GCAGGCGGGCAgggcgggcagcgccgccgTCTGTGCCTACAGACAGGAGGACCTGGAGAAGGTCTTCGAGGGCAAGTACAAGGAGCTGAACAAGGAGAGCTCTCGCTGGACCATCTACAGTGGCCCCGACATAAGTCCCCGGCCTGGCAGT TGCTCCATGGGTGCCTCCTCGGACAAAGCCCTCTCCTTCATGAAGGACCATTTCCTGATGGACGGGAAGGTGTCACCCATGCGGGGGCAGCCTCTCCTGGTGAAGTCGGATGTCACCTACACGCGCATCACGGTGCACGAGACTCGCGGCGTGTCGGGGACCACGTTCCGTGTCCTGTTCCTGGCCACAG ccgAGGGTCTCCTGCACAAGGCagtggagctgcctgggggTGCCCACATCGTGGAGAGCATCCAGCTCTTCGCCAAGCCAGAGCCGGTGAAGAACCTGCTGCTGGCGCCAGGCAAG GGCATCCTCTACGTTGGCTACTCCAGAGGCGTCCTGCAGGTCCCGCTGGCCAACTGCAGCCTGCACCGGAGCTGCGCCGAGTGCGTGCTGGCACGGGACCCCTACTGCgcctggcacagccccgaggGCTCCTGCCGGCCCGCCCGCCTCGCCACCGAGGACGA GAGCGCGTGGCTGCAGGACGTTGAGACGGGGAGCCCGGTCACCGCGTGCCACCGTGGGAGGAGCGCGGCCATGCCCCGCTCCTGGGGGGCACCGGAGGATCCCGCTGCACAGG GGCTCAGCCCCCGGCCCAACGCCGTGGTCCCCCTGCCGTGCCCCCGCCACTCCGCGCTGGCCACctacagctggcagcagcccagcGGTGCCCGGGGGCGCACGGTGCTGCAGCCGGACCACACGCTGGTGGTCGTCATGCAGCAGGGGATGGCCGGCACCTACAAGTGCCAGGCCACAGAGAACGGCTACACCTGGACCGTGGCTCACTACCAGCTCAGGGACTCCGGCGGGGACGGGCTGGGTAAGGAGGGCTTGTCCCGGGGGTCCTCGGGCCCTGGCACGCCCCGGTCCTACTGGTTGGAGTTCGTCACGGTGACGGTGCTGCTGGCGGTGACGCTGACCGTGGCTGCCTGCGTGGCCCTCCTCGCCTACCGTGACCAGCTCAGAGCCCGGAGCAAGGTGCGGGGCTGCAGCACGCCCCACAGCCCCCCATCCCGCCCCCGGGAGAAGGTGCCCCTCAACGGGGGCACCAGAgagcccccagctcctggagctgccacggaggaggaggaggaggaggatgaaggcTCCCACGCTTGCTGCCTCCAGCTTGACGGGGACATCGACGTTGACAACAACCGGCTCCACGTGCCGGCAGGGGACAGGGCGTGA
- the SEMA4A gene encoding semaphorin-4A isoform X2: MVVGPSWGASPPPPAMPAALRLLCGVVVPAALLCAEPLPRLAFPSGDPRRTLTRFSQDNVSHYDIFLLDESEEELYVGARDSVLALTVGTPGSIRAKASIMWGPTEEKTSECAFKKKSQETECFNFIRVLVALNQTHLYVCGTYAFSPACTYIHLENFTLVPSGRGQPFLDGKGQCPFDPQHTYTALLVDGELYAGTMNNFQGNEPIISRSLGTRTLLKTDAFFRWLSADAAFVASFSAPEDDKVYFFFEETADEFDFFERLLVPRVARVCKSDVGGDKVLQKKWTTFLKAQLVCSQAGRFPFNVIHHAFALLRHDGRADFYAVFTSQWQAGRAGSAAVCAYRQEDLEKVFEGKYKELNKESSRWTIYSGPDISPRPGSCSMGASSDKALSFMKDHFLMDGKVSPMRGQPLLVKSDVTYTRITVHETRGVSGTTFRVLFLATAEGLLHKAVELPGGAHIVESIQLFAKPEPVKNLLLAPGKGILYVGYSRGVLQVPLANCSLHRSCAECVLARDPYCAWHSPEGSCRPARLATEDESAWLQDVETGSPVTACHRGRSAAMPRSWGAPEDPAAQGLSPRPNAVVPLPCPRHSALATYSWQQPSGARGRTVLQPDHTLVVVMQQGMAGTYKCQATENGYTWTVAHYQLRDSGGDGLGKEGLSRGSSGPGTPRSYWLEFVTVTVLLAVTLTVAACVALLAYRDQLRARSKVRGCSTPHSPPSRPREKVPLNGGTREPPAPGAATEEEEEEDEGSHACCLQLDGDIDVDNNRLHVPAGDRA; this comes from the exons ATGGTGGTGGGACCCTCCTGGGGCGCatccccgccgccccccgccaTGCCCGCCGCCCTTCGCCTGCTCTGCGGGGTGGTGGTGCCGGCTGCCCTGCTCTGCGCCGAGCCCCTGCCCCGCCTCGCCTTCCCCAGCG GGGACCCCCGGCGCACCCTCACGCGCTTCAGCCAGGACAACGTCTCCCATTACGACATCTTCCTCCTGGATGAGAGCGAGGAGGAGCTGTACGTGGGGGCACGCGACTCCGTGCTGGCCCTCACTGTTGGCACCCCTGGCAGCATCCGTGCCAAAGCTTCG ATAATGTGGGGACCCACAGAGGAGAAAACCTCTGAATGTGCTTTTAAGAAGAAGAGCCAAGAG ACTGAGTGCTTCAACTTCATCCGAGTCCTGGTGGCCCTGAACCAGACCCACCTCTACGTCTGTGGGACCTACGCCTTCAGCCCCGCGTGCACCTACATT CACCTGGAAAACTTCACACTGGTGCCCAGTGGCAGAGGACAGCCCTTCCTGGATGGGAAGGGCCAGTGCCCCTTCGATCCCCAGCACACTTACACGGCCCTGCTGGTGG ATGGAGAGCTCTATGCTGGCACCATGAACAACTTCCAGGGCAACGAGCCCATCATCTCCCGCTCGCTGGGCACCCGCACCCTGCTCAAGACAGACGCCTTCTTCCGCTGGCTCTCGG CCGACGCCGCCTTCGTGGCCTCCTTCAGCGCACCCGAGGACGACAAGGTCTACTTCTTCTTCGAGGAGACAGCGGACGAGTTCGACTTCTTTGAGAGGCTCCTGGTGCCACGGGTGGCCCGTGTCTGCAAG AGCGATGTAGGGGGGGACAAGGTGCTGCAGAAGAAGTGGACGACTTTCCTGAAGGCGCAGCTGGTGTGCTCCCAGGCCGGCCGCTTCCCCTTCAACGTCATCCACCACGCCTTTGCCCTGCTCCGCCACGACGGCCGCGCCGACTTCTACGCGGTGTTCACCTCGCAGTG GCAGGCGGGCAgggcgggcagcgccgccgTCTGTGCCTACAGACAGGAGGACCTGGAGAAGGTCTTCGAGGGCAAGTACAAGGAGCTGAACAAGGAGAGCTCTCGCTGGACCATCTACAGTGGCCCCGACATAAGTCCCCGGCCTGGCAGT TGCTCCATGGGTGCCTCCTCGGACAAAGCCCTCTCCTTCATGAAGGACCATTTCCTGATGGACGGGAAGGTGTCACCCATGCGGGGGCAGCCTCTCCTGGTGAAGTCGGATGTCACCTACACGCGCATCACGGTGCACGAGACTCGCGGCGTGTCGGGGACCACGTTCCGTGTCCTGTTCCTGGCCACAG ccgAGGGTCTCCTGCACAAGGCagtggagctgcctgggggTGCCCACATCGTGGAGAGCATCCAGCTCTTCGCCAAGCCAGAGCCGGTGAAGAACCTGCTGCTGGCGCCAGGCAAG GGCATCCTCTACGTTGGCTACTCCAGAGGCGTCCTGCAGGTCCCGCTGGCCAACTGCAGCCTGCACCGGAGCTGCGCCGAGTGCGTGCTGGCACGGGACCCCTACTGCgcctggcacagccccgaggGCTCCTGCCGGCCCGCCCGCCTCGCCACCGAGGACGA GAGCGCGTGGCTGCAGGACGTTGAGACGGGGAGCCCGGTCACCGCGTGCCACCGTGGGAGGAGCGCGGCCATGCCCCGCTCCTGGGGGGCACCGGAGGATCCCGCTGCACAGG GGCTCAGCCCCCGGCCCAACGCCGTGGTCCCCCTGCCGTGCCCCCGCCACTCCGCGCTGGCCACctacagctggcagcagcccagcGGTGCCCGGGGGCGCACGGTGCTGCAGCCGGACCACACGCTGGTGGTCGTCATGCAGCAGGGGATGGCCGGCACCTACAAGTGCCAGGCCACAGAGAACGGCTACACCTGGACCGTGGCTCACTACCAGCTCAGGGACTCCGGCGGGGACGGGCTGGGTAAGGAGGGCTTGTCCCGGGGGTCCTCGGGCCCTGGCACGCCCCGGTCCTACTGGTTGGAGTTCGTCACGGTGACGGTGCTGCTGGCGGTGACGCTGACCGTGGCTGCCTGCGTGGCCCTCCTCGCCTACCGTGACCAGCTCAGAGCCCGGAGCAAGGTGCGGGGCTGCAGCACGCCCCACAGCCCCCCATCCCGCCCCCGGGAGAAGGTGCCCCTCAACGGGGGCACCAGAgagcccccagctcctggagctgccacggaggaggaggaggaggaggatgaaggcTCCCACGCTTGCTGCCTCCAGCTTGACGGGGACATCGACGTTGACAACAACCGGCTCCACGTGCCGGCAGGGGACAGGGCGTGA